A stretch of Fibrobacter sp. UWR2 DNA encodes these proteins:
- a CDS encoding S8 family serine peptidase: protein MNKKLALCVAMGCTAAFAATNYDLLGRNGSKKNSPMVYRNVDYGAMKKDRQHDAASLRGDRSLKKLSSGLNGLVALEGAFSTRGLAFSKNGNPYSFYLKRYYQNGYEGYGYYELLNGSSNTYLNELNNVFKPVNIVQNYTPNGLIVNNSSPNNGPASNVYGFDFTEQYYYNFNNSTPFSALEYNVAKKGDVEWWLYNSGYSQCQECGDVGLYMDADAFPVRLNPSKVVKYLVYDENDHIFPSKATEMLSARTYSILQASTTENTRVFVTNALPQNPGSKTPQVYMGVHNRANSPEVLQEDAVYYGPEARDLDNYIYNNRTVEVVAAGNYWIRNNDAQLNAQAHAANAITVGAVNAGDQKIADYTSNNSKYCTRGIGNCPNGYYTNNGSSKPEIYGYTNFYMDNDRKRTYTNWFTQEAFVYDPYYSGTESAASYTAGMVAGLLRANPFYRWHPEVVKAVLLASGDNNINTPYPHGQTPATTKVPTYRSTVFNRFHNDYFHESRYWIGDWDNLYTHSEGNSTEIRFSVKRPDNKYNFSAAIAWLTSGNDIANYGKIPQDFDLYVYESNSSNVDNIDVYNYKTSSRSGGNAFEKVSFTSSAQYLTFRILLYTEDSRSENYRQAVIGFDVASAN from the coding sequence ATGAATAAAAAATTAGCCTTGTGTGTGGCGATGGGGTGTACAGCAGCCTTTGCCGCGACAAACTATGACCTTCTTGGCCGTAACGGGAGCAAGAAGAATTCCCCGATGGTCTACAGGAATGTGGACTATGGTGCAATGAAAAAGGATCGCCAGCACGATGCCGCCTCGTTGCGGGGTGACAGGTCCTTGAAGAAACTTTCGTCCGGCCTGAATGGCCTCGTTGCCCTAGAGGGTGCGTTTAGCACTAGGGGACTCGCATTTAGTAAGAACGGGAATCCTTATTCATTCTATTTGAAACGGTATTATCAAAACGGGTACGAAGGGTATGGCTATTACGAGTTGCTTAATGGTTCCAGCAATACGTATTTGAACGAATTGAATAACGTCTTTAAACCCGTTAACATTGTACAGAACTATACGCCTAATGGCCTGATTGTTAATAACAGTTCGCCCAATAATGGTCCCGCATCCAATGTGTATGGTTTTGATTTTACGGAACAGTACTATTATAACTTCAACAATTCCACTCCTTTCTCAGCCTTGGAATATAATGTTGCCAAAAAGGGGGATGTTGAATGGTGGCTGTATAACTCTGGCTATAGCCAGTGTCAGGAATGTGGAGATGTCGGCCTCTATATGGATGCGGATGCGTTCCCTGTAAGATTGAATCCATCAAAGGTCGTAAAGTATCTCGTTTACGATGAAAACGACCACATTTTCCCGAGTAAGGCAACCGAAATGCTTTCGGCCAGGACGTACAGCATACTTCAGGCTTCGACTACCGAAAATACCAGGGTCTTTGTCACTAATGCCTTGCCTCAAAATCCGGGCTCCAAGACTCCGCAGGTGTATATGGGCGTCCATAATCGCGCGAATAGCCCCGAGGTGCTCCAGGAGGATGCTGTGTACTATGGTCCCGAGGCCAGGGACCTGGATAACTATATCTACAACAATCGTACTGTAGAAGTTGTGGCTGCAGGTAATTACTGGATTCGAAACAACGATGCCCAGCTTAATGCTCAGGCGCATGCGGCCAACGCCATTACGGTTGGCGCCGTCAATGCCGGTGACCAGAAAATTGCGGACTATACGTCGAACAATTCCAAGTACTGTACTAGAGGCATTGGAAATTGCCCGAATGGCTACTATACCAATAATGGTTCTAGCAAGCCTGAAATCTACGGTTACACCAATTTCTATATGGATAACGACAGGAAGAGGACGTATACCAACTGGTTTACGCAAGAGGCTTTCGTCTATGATCCTTACTATAGTGGAACCGAATCTGCTGCATCGTATACGGCAGGTATGGTTGCTGGGCTCCTGAGGGCCAACCCCTTCTACCGTTGGCATCCTGAAGTGGTCAAGGCGGTACTTTTGGCTTCTGGTGATAACAACATCAATACGCCGTATCCGCATGGGCAAACCCCGGCGACGACAAAGGTGCCGACTTACAGGAGTACGGTCTTTAATCGTTTCCACAATGACTACTTCCATGAATCGCGTTATTGGATTGGCGACTGGGATAATCTTTATACGCATTCCGAAGGCAACTCGACTGAAATCCGCTTTAGCGTTAAGCGCCCGGACAACAAGTACAATTTCTCTGCGGCCATTGCCTGGTTGACGAGTGGTAACGATATTGCCAATTATGGCAAGATCCCGCAGGACTTTGATCTGTATGTGTACGAGAGTAATTCTTCGAATGTCGATAACATAGATGTCTATAATTACAAGACGTCATCTCGCAGTGGCGGTAATGCGTTCGAGAAGGTTTCGTTTACCTCGAGTGCGCAGTATCTGACGTTCCGCATACTACTCTATACGGAAGATTCACGCTCCGAAAACTATAGGCAGGCCGTTATAGGCTTTGACGTCGCCTCGGCAAACTGA
- a CDS encoding FISUMP domain-containing protein, with the protein MKKIMFFYVLAALALSLVGCGDSGFDTGKDSSLIVHIEDGVFVDQRDGERYRVIKVGSDVWLAENLRYKDSTESPNLEGNMWCPDDDPAKCAKFGPLYSWTAARNVSSDYSQRTLGRNISQLRGICPEGFRLPTNSDWVYLAMVADKFSGEWAVAEILKAPEGWESWSSDILIYDSTWYSFDALPAGRRNMEGGFLESGLFAFFWTADEIDNATASGWTLRDDNDLLDSGRYYKEHGMSIRCLVEDPESVEWKGETNRGGFQFHYSTLEYEGQEYKVLDFGGVTWMAENLNVESENSRCYADKEENCEKYGRLYSREDASKVCPEGWRLPTNAEWNNLFYAAGLSATRLMSTEDWHGGNGTDDIGFTALPAGIYDNGSFSDLTISTYFWEADKGNVCSAAQTGVSMNYYSTGLTSNTFSSNTYVSVRCVKLGSCNGL; encoded by the coding sequence ATGAAAAAAATTATGTTTTTCTATGTGTTGGCCGCACTCGCCTTGTCTCTTGTGGGCTGTGGTGATTCCGGTTTTGACACGGGCAAAGATTCTTCGTTGATAGTCCACATAGAGGACGGAGTATTCGTCGACCAGCGTGATGGCGAAAGGTATCGCGTAATCAAGGTCGGCAGTGATGTTTGGCTGGCCGAGAACTTGCGCTATAAGGATAGCACGGAATCGCCGAATCTGGAGGGCAATATGTGGTGCCCTGACGATGACCCCGCGAAATGCGCCAAGTTTGGCCCGCTCTATTCCTGGACTGCGGCAAGGAATGTTTCTTCGGACTATTCGCAAAGGACCTTGGGGCGTAACATATCCCAGTTGCGCGGAATCTGCCCGGAAGGATTTCGCCTGCCGACGAATAGCGATTGGGTGTATTTGGCGATGGTTGCGGATAAGTTCTCCGGGGAGTGGGCTGTTGCCGAAATCCTTAAGGCGCCGGAAGGCTGGGAAAGCTGGAGTTCTGACATCCTTATCTATGATTCCACCTGGTACAGTTTCGATGCGCTTCCTGCCGGAAGGCGTAACATGGAAGGCGGCTTCCTGGAAAGCGGGCTGTTCGCGTTCTTCTGGACTGCCGACGAGATAGACAACGCAACGGCTTCGGGCTGGACTCTCCGCGATGATAATGACTTGTTGGATTCGGGAAGGTATTACAAGGAACACGGAATGTCGATTCGCTGCCTCGTCGAAGATCCGGAATCGGTCGAATGGAAGGGTGAAACGAACAGAGGGGGATTCCAGTTCCATTATTCGACATTGGAATACGAAGGCCAGGAATACAAGGTTCTGGATTTCGGTGGCGTGACCTGGATGGCCGAAAACCTGAATGTTGAATCGGAAAATAGCCGCTGCTATGCAGATAAGGAAGAAAACTGCGAGAAGTACGGACGTCTCTATTCTAGGGAAGATGCCTCGAAGGTTTGCCCGGAAGGCTGGAGATTGCCTACTAATGCCGAATGGAACAATCTGTTCTATGCTGCCGGCTTGAGTGCGACAAGATTGATGTCCACGGAAGACTGGCACGGAGGAAACGGAACGGATGATATTGGCTTTACGGCTCTCCCGGCAGGCATATATGATAATGGCTCGTTCTCTGATTTGACAATCTCTACCTATTTCTGGGAAGCGGACAAGGGGAATGTTTGCTCGGCGGCACAAACCGGAGTGAGCATGAATTACTACAGTACGGGTCTTACATCAAATACGTTCTCTTCCAACACCTACGTATCTGTGCGTTGTGTCAAGTTGGGGTCGTGCAATGGACTATAG
- the ilvN gene encoding acetolactate synthase small subunit, which yields MIDKGHSISLLVANRPGVLVRIALVFSRRGYNIDSLVVSPTLDPNFSRMNIIAHGNPEILMQIIKQLEKLVDVVQAKDHTGTDAVEKELALIKVRCTPDQRTEILQLCDHFKANTVDMTATSMIIQITGNSTKVDTLKSLLQKFEIVEYIRTGKVIMLRGEDKT from the coding sequence ATGATAGATAAAGGACATTCCATTAGTTTGTTGGTGGCGAACCGCCCGGGCGTGCTCGTGCGTATCGCCCTCGTGTTCTCCCGCCGTGGCTACAACATCGATTCCCTCGTTGTCTCCCCCACGCTCGACCCGAACTTCAGCCGCATGAACATCATCGCCCACGGCAATCCCGAAATCCTGATGCAGATCATCAAGCAGCTCGAGAAGCTCGTCGACGTGGTGCAAGCGAAGGACCACACCGGCACGGACGCCGTCGAGAAGGAACTCGCACTCATCAAGGTGCGTTGCACTCCAGACCAGCGTACCGAAATTCTGCAGCTGTGCGACCACTTCAAGGCGAACACCGTCGACATGACCGCCACTTCGATGATCATCCAGATTACCGGAAACAGCACGAAGGTCGACACGCTCAAGAGCCTGTTGCAGAAGTTCGAAATCGTCGAATACATCCGCACGGGCAAGGTCATCATGCTCCGCGGCGAAGACAAGACTTAA